Proteins from a genomic interval of Streptomyces sp. Tu6071:
- the pstC gene encoding phosphate ABC transporter permease subunit PstC, which translates to MDIPTTPAPGGPPAAPPTPAAPQPGPVRPKDDGRRAEPGKARGSRHLGDRVFLGLSRGSGILLLVVMAAIAVFLAYRSSLILTKNHGNFFTTFEWNPTAMPPVFGIAVLAFGTVVSSVIAMALAVPVSVGIALFLTHYAPRAARGPISYVIDLLAAVPSIVYGLWGALVLVPHLNGLFGWLDQYLGWTGIFSWQGGAPRSLLTVGILLAIMILPIVTNVSREVFRQVPQAHEEAALALGATRWEVVRTAVLPFGRSGVISASMLGLGRALGETMAVATVLSPGFTIQSSLLDPGGGTFAQNIASKFSEASVEGRDALIASGLVLFVITLLVNGAARAIIARRKEYSGADA; encoded by the coding sequence ATGGACATACCCACGACCCCCGCCCCCGGCGGCCCGCCCGCCGCCCCACCGACTCCCGCAGCCCCGCAGCCCGGCCCCGTCCGTCCGAAGGACGACGGCAGGAGGGCGGAGCCCGGGAAGGCGCGCGGTTCCCGCCACCTCGGCGACCGCGTCTTCCTCGGCCTCTCGCGCGGCTCCGGCATCCTCCTCCTCGTCGTGATGGCGGCCATCGCCGTCTTCCTCGCCTACCGTTCCTCGCTGATCCTCACGAAGAACCACGGCAACTTCTTCACGACCTTCGAGTGGAACCCGACCGCGATGCCGCCGGTCTTCGGCATCGCCGTGCTCGCCTTCGGCACGGTCGTCTCCTCGGTCATCGCGATGGCCCTCGCCGTGCCCGTCTCGGTCGGCATCGCGCTCTTCCTCACGCACTACGCCCCCCGCGCCGCGCGCGGCCCCATCAGCTACGTCATCGACCTGCTCGCCGCCGTGCCGTCGATCGTGTACGGACTCTGGGGCGCCCTCGTCCTCGTGCCGCACCTCAACGGGCTCTTCGGCTGGCTCGACCAGTACCTCGGCTGGACCGGGATCTTCTCCTGGCAGGGCGGCGCGCCGCGCTCACTCCTGACCGTCGGCATCCTGCTCGCGATCATGATCCTGCCGATCGTGACCAACGTGAGCCGCGAGGTCTTCCGGCAGGTCCCGCAGGCGCACGAGGAGGCCGCGCTCGCGCTCGGCGCGACGCGCTGGGAGGTGGTCCGCACCGCGGTCCTGCCCTTCGGCCGCTCCGGCGTGATCTCCGCGTCGATGCTCGGCCTCGGCCGCGCGCTCGGCGAGACGATGGCCGTCGCGACCGTGCTCTCGCCGGGCTTCACCATCCAGTCGAGCCTCCTCGACCCGGGCGGCGGCACCTTCGCGCAGAACATCGCGAGCAAGTTCAGCGAGGCCAGCGTCGAGGGCCGTGACGCGCTCATCGCCTCCGGGCTCGTCCTCTTCGTCATCACGCTCCTCGTCAACGGAGCCGCGCGGGCCATCATCGCCCGCCGCAAGGAGTACTCGGGGGCCGACGCATGA